A stretch of DNA from Dehalobacterium formicoaceticum:
AGCAGTATGGTGTGGACACAAACGGCTATCGCTTTGACCGCGCTCCACAAATGCTGGAGGGCTTAGACGCACAGGAGATCCGCACCGAGCTTTCTGTCATCCGCGAAGCTGCCAGTGAAATTTCCGGCAGGATGAACCGGATGCTGGCGCAGCAAAGACAGCAAAAACGGCAGGAGCCGGAACGATAGGAGGGATTGCCAATGAAGGAAGAAGAAAGGGTGCTTACCCTGGACGATTACGAATACGGCGTTGTCGTAAACGCTTTGAACGAAATGCGCAACGACTTGATTAAAGAAGAACGACCCACCGATGCCGTGGATGAGCTTCTTCTCAAAACTATCGACGCCCCAACCAAAAAAGTAAAACGAAGGAACCATGATGAAGCGCGCTGAAACCGCAAGAAGTAACCTGATACTTTTTGCGGTTTTTTTAATTCCGGTGGTATGGGCGGCTTTGCTTACCGCCCCTTCCCTGTCGGGCGGACTTCCCGAAATCCTTGCCAATCTCACGGCGGCAATGAACAACCCGTTTCATATCCGATGGGTGGACGATTCGTTAAAGTGCATCCTACTTTTTGTCACCGCCTATTGTCTGGGCATCGGGATTTATCTTTCCACCAAACGCAATTACCGGCGAAGGGAGGAACACGGCAGCGCTCGCTGGGGCGGCGCGGCGGCTGTCTGCAAGAAATACCGGGACAAAGACCCTCAGAAAAACAAAATCCTTACACAGAATGTCCGCATCGGCCTGGACGGAAGGAAGCACAAACGGAACCTGAATGTGCTGGTGGTAGGCGGCTCCGGTTCAGGCAAGACGAGATTTTACGCAAAACCCAACGTCATGCAGGCCAACACCTCTTTTGTCGTCCTCGACCCGAAAGGAGAAATCCTGCGGGACACAGGGAACTTACTCAAAACCAAAGGTTATGAAATCAAAGTGCTGGATTTAATCAACATGCACCTGTCTCATTGCTACAACCCCTTTGCCTATTTGCAGGATGATAAGGATGTGTTAAAGCTGGTGACAAATCTGATTAGAAACACTACCCCTAAAGGCTCCAACACTAACGATCCCTTTTGGGAGCGCTCCGAAACCGCGCTACTGGAGGCATTGATTCTCTACCTGCTCTATGAAGCGCCACCGGAGGAGCAAAACTTCCCAATGGTCATGGAAATGATCGCCGCCGCTGAAGTCCGGGAGGATGACGAAACCTATCAAAGCCCCCTGGATGAACTGTTTGAACGGCTGGAAATGCGCGAGCCGGAGCATCTGGCGGTCAAGCAGTACAACATCTTCAAGCTGGCGGCAGGCAAGACAGCCAAAAGCATTCTTATTAGCCTGGGTGTGCGACTGGAGAAATTCAATCTGGCTTCCATCGCCGGAATTACAACCACAGACGAATTGGAGCTCCCTTCTATTGGAGAACGCAAAACGGCACTTTTTGCCGTAATCCCTGATAATGACAGCAGTTTCAATTTTATCGTTGGAATGCTCTACACACAGCTTTTCCAAAGCCTTATGTATCTTGCCGATTATCATCATGCAGGACGCTTGCCCATCCATGTCCATTTTGTCATGGACGAATTTTCCAACGTCGCCTTGCCGGATGAATTTGACAAGCTGCTCTCCACCATGCGTTCCCGCGAAATATCGGTTTCTATTATCCTACAAAACCTGGCGCAATTAAAAGCCCTTTTTAAGGACACATGGGAGTCCATCGTCGGAAACTGCGACGAATTTCTGTACCTTGGCGGCAACGAGCAGTCCACCCACAAGTATGTGTCCGAGCTTTTAGGCAAGGAAACTATCGACACTAATACCTATGGGCTGAGCAAGGGCAGAAACGGTAGTTATTCCACCAATTATCAGCAGTCCGGTCGGGAGCTTCTCACCCCCGACGAGGTAAGGATGCTGGACAATCGTTACGCCCTGCTGTTCATCCGGGGAGAACGGGCAGTGATGGACGACAAATACGATATTCTCAAACACCCCAATCTGAAACTGACCGTTGATGGCAACGGTGAACCATTCCGACACGGAGGTGTGGAAAGTGCCCTGGACTGGAGAACTGTGCTATTGAACGAAGGAAGCGATTACGAGCTTCTCTCTGAGGATGAACTCGAAACCTTAATGCAATCTTGAAAAACAATATATGGAGGTATGATCTTATGAAAATGTCCAAGAGAACCAAGATGACTTTTGCCATCTACTGCGCATTGGTACTAATTGTTACTCTCTTTGCCGCACCGGCCTACGCTGCAAATGATCCGCTGACCGTCGTCAACAACCTGTCCAACTTCATATTCGGGCTGATCCGGGCTATTGGGATGATTCTTTTAGGCTTCGGCATCGTGCAGATCGGCCTTTCCCTCAAATCCCATGACCCATCCCAAAGGGCCAACGGCTTCTTGACCCTTGCGGGCGGCGTTATCATCACCTTTGCAAAGGAAATACTGAACCTCATCGTAGGAGGTTGATCGCTATGTTTAACAAATTCCCCATCAATGAAAAAATGCACATACATTCACTTGACGGCGAACTGCGGGAAGCTACCATCCTAAAGAGGCTGGGTGACAACGATTATCTTGCCGAATACAACGGCGTCAAGTGCCATGCAATTTACAACCCCTTTGTCAATAAATTCTATGTGGATGACAAGTATGGCGTCATCAGGGACAAATTGCCCGGCAGGGATGAACCATGCCGTTAACAATCACAAAGGCAGGCCCGCGCTTCATGCGCGGGCTTTGCTTTGAAATGAGGTGAGTTTATTTGGGAAGCGGCAACTGGGTAATTGATAATTTGAACAATGCACTGGAAACCTGGAATAACAAACTGGCGGAGATCTGGCAGCTTGTGACCCAATCCCCCACGGAATTCAAAGGCGGCGGTATCTGGAACGTTATTGTGAATATACACGGAGCGCTGCAGGCCATCGGCCTTGCCCTGCTGGTACTGTTTTTCGTTATCGGCGTGGTCAAGACCTGCGGCAGTTTTGCAGAAGTCAAAAAGCCCGAACACGCCTTAAAGCTATTCATACGTTTTGCCCTGGCAAAAGCTGTTGTAACCTACGGGCTGGAGCTGATGATGGCACTATTAGACATTGTACAGGGGATTATCTCCACCATTATGAGCAGCGCAGGCTTTGGCACAACAACCGAATCTGTTTTGCCAGACACCATCGTGCAGGCCATTGAGAATTGCAGCTTTTGGGAAAGTATCCCGTTGTGGGCGGTGACGCTGATCGGTGGCCTGTTTATCACGGTACTGTCCTTCATTATGATTATGTCGGTGTATGGGCGGTTTTTTAAATTGTATTTATACACGGCAATCGCCCCTGTGCCTTTGGCCTCCTTTGCCGGAGAACCGAGCCAGAGCATCGGCAAATCCTTTTTGAAAGGCTATGCCGCCGTCTGTCTGGAAGGGGCGATCATTGTGCTTGCCTGTGTCATTTTTTCTGTCTTTGCTTCCTCCCCGCCGGTGGTGGATACCAGCGTCAGCGCTGTCACAATGGTATGGTCCTATGTAGGAGAGTTGATCTTCAATATGTTGGTGCTGGTCGGAGCAGTGAAAATGGCCGACCGGGTGGTGCGGGAGATGATGGGATTATAAGGGAGATCGGGTATTACAGTCCGTATCCTCATATATCCTTGAACTGAACACCCTCCCCATAAACAACAGGCTCCCCTGTTCTTGGATCAAGCAAATCCCCATGCTCGTTAAACTGAATTTTGTCAAGAGGTACGCCCATCTCTCTTGCCCGTCGGATTTGCCATGCGGCATCATCTTCAAGGTATTTCTCATCACGTTTGCGTCGTATCGCCTTTATAAGCGACACAATCCAGCTTAACATGGTCAAGCCAAGCAGCGAGAAAAGAATGATGAATGCTAAAGTCTCATGTTCTCCTGCCCACTTGTTCAGCACGGTACTGAACAGTAGGAAGCAAAGAATGGGAATCGTCAGCCGGATTTTTCCGGCTACTTTAAATATAAAAGAGAGAATGAGCAATCCCGCCGTAATGCAAAGTGAAATAATTGCTGCAATTGGCATAATGGACACTCCTTTCCATGTAGTCTGTATATTTCCATTATCACATATGTAAAAGAGAAATGGAAGACTGTCCCAATTACAGACTATTTTATCTCCTGCTCCAGATTGGAGAACAAGTCGCAATCAAAAAAATCTCTAACACTGATTCCCAGTCCGTCGCACAGCTTTTTAATAGTGGCAATCCCCGCATTATAGGTTGTGCCGCTTACTATATCATTTACAGTCGATTGTGTGACGCCTGAAATGTTACTGAGAGCGTTGATTGTCAGATTTCGTTCCCTGCACAATCTTTCAATGCGTTTGGTTACTGCTTGAGAAATATTCATTGTATCACCTCTAAACGTTATTCCGTTAATCAAAGAATATCAATTTACACTCTATATGTTTAACGGAATACCGTTGAAATAGACATAGAGGTAACTTATACTAACGGTATATCGTTAAGATTAGGATTCTTCAACGTGAATAAAGCAAAAGGGGGTTTTAGTTTGAAACATGAAAATTACAATAACGAACTGGAAAAAGAGAAAGAAAAACTTAACAGGCTTGCGGATAAAGCCTTGGAAAGTGGTATCCCTCTCACACAGGATGAAGCATTTATGGCTCAGAACCGCAAGGTAGATGAGTTGATAGTAAAAATACAAATGGAGAAGGAACGACACCGAAATAAACAGCGGGAACGATAAGTCAAGCAATCCAATAGCGCTTAGTTAGATATGAGGCGCTATTTTTATTTGGAGGTGATTGAGTTTTGGAAGTCAAGATTAACCGGGAAATCCGGGATTATACCGAAAGCATGTTTTTTGGACTGTCTCTACGGCAGTTCATTTTTTCTGTTCTTGCCGTTGGGATAGCCGTGGGCATCTACTTAGGTCTGCGGAGTTACTTCGGCACGGAAACCGTAAGCTGGATGTGCATTTTGGGAGCTGCCCCCTTCGCGGCGCTCGGCTTTATCAAGTACCACGGTATGACGGCAGAGCAGTTTCTATGGGCGTATATCAAATCGGAATTTCTCATGCCTAAAAAACTGACCTTTTATCCGACCAACATTTACTTTGAAGCGCTCAAAAACGTTATTGCAAATCATGAAAAGGAGGAATTGAAACGCCATGATTAAGA
This window harbors:
- a CDS encoding VirD4-like conjugal transfer protein, CD1115 family, yielding MKRAETARSNLILFAVFLIPVVWAALLTAPSLSGGLPEILANLTAAMNNPFHIRWVDDSLKCILLFVTAYCLGIGIYLSTKRNYRRREEHGSARWGGAAAVCKKYRDKDPQKNKILTQNVRIGLDGRKHKRNLNVLVVGGSGSGKTRFYAKPNVMQANTSFVVLDPKGEILRDTGNLLKTKGYEIKVLDLINMHLSHCYNPFAYLQDDKDVLKLVTNLIRNTTPKGSNTNDPFWERSETALLEALILYLLYEAPPEEQNFPMVMEMIAAAEVREDDETYQSPLDELFERLEMREPEHLAVKQYNIFKLAAGKTAKSILISLGVRLEKFNLASIAGITTTDELELPSIGERKTALFAVIPDNDSSFNFIVGMLYTQLFQSLMYLADYHHAGRLPIHVHFVMDEFSNVALPDEFDKLLSTMRSREISVSIILQNLAQLKALFKDTWESIVGNCDEFLYLGGNEQSTHKYVSELLGKETIDTNTYGLSKGRNGSYSTNYQQSGRELLTPDEVRMLDNRYALLFIRGERAVMDDKYDILKHPNLKLTVDGNGEPFRHGGVESALDWRTVLLNEGSDYELLSEDELETLMQS
- a CDS encoding PrgI family protein, yielding MEVKINREIRDYTESMFFGLSLRQFIFSVLAVGIAVGIYLGLRSYFGTETVSWMCILGAAPFAALGFIKYHGMTAEQFLWAYIKSEFLMPKKLTFYPTNIYFEALKNVIANHEKEELKRHD
- a CDS encoding helix-turn-helix domain-containing protein is translated as MNISQAVTKRIERLCRERNLTINALSNISGVTQSTVNDIVSGTTYNAGIATIKKLCDGLGISVRDFFDCDLFSNLEQEIK
- a CDS encoding TrbC/VirB2 family protein, translating into MKMSKRTKMTFAIYCALVLIVTLFAAPAYAANDPLTVVNNLSNFIFGLIRAIGMILLGFGIVQIGLSLKSHDPSQRANGFLTLAGGVIITFAKEILNLIVGG